Proteins from one Gammaproteobacteria bacterium genomic window:
- a CDS encoding sodium-dependent transporter, producing MARKRKSIHGEWSSRWAFILAATGSAVGLGNIWRFPYLTGENGGGAFVLIYLFCVAVIGIPVMIAEIMLGRRGRMSPINTMLALAHDEGLSRYWQVIGWLGMLAGFLILSFYSVVAGWTLAYVFRSGAGIFSGMTAENVSTVFSDLVSDPERLLAWHTIFMAMTTMVVARGVKSGLEKAVRWLMPALFLLLLVLVGYAMGTGSFQEAVRYLFKPDFSSLSAGGVMSAMGQAFFSLSLGMGAIMIYGSYLSHTESIPRMAIIVAFADTLVAILAGLAIFPIVFAYGLQPQEGSGLIFKTLPLAFGHMPGGAFFGCLFFLLLMVAAWTSAISLLEPVVAWLVENRSMTRVHASILACGVVWILGLGALFSLNIWSDATLFGKTFFGLLEYVTANIMLPVGGFLIALFAGWRLSRAASVNELGLGQGFAYQTWRILVRYITPVGLILVFLHVLGVLDPT from the coding sequence ATGGCACGAAAACGGAAATCCATTCATGGGGAGTGGTCCTCGCGCTGGGCATTTATCCTGGCTGCGACCGGATCTGCTGTCGGACTCGGTAACATCTGGCGTTTCCCTTATCTCACCGGTGAAAACGGCGGCGGCGCGTTTGTTTTGATTTATTTGTTCTGCGTTGCAGTCATCGGTATCCCCGTCATGATTGCGGAGATCATGTTGGGCCGTCGGGGCAGAATGAGCCCGATCAATACGATGCTCGCCTTGGCACATGACGAGGGGCTCAGCCGATATTGGCAGGTGATTGGCTGGCTTGGAATGCTCGCTGGTTTTCTGATCCTGTCGTTCTATAGTGTCGTTGCTGGATGGACACTGGCCTATGTGTTTCGTTCGGGTGCCGGGATTTTTTCAGGGATGACAGCGGAGAATGTGAGCACCGTGTTTTCCGATCTCGTTTCCGATCCGGAACGTTTACTTGCGTGGCACACGATCTTCATGGCCATGACCACGATGGTGGTTGCCCGGGGCGTGAAGAGTGGATTGGAAAAGGCCGTGCGATGGTTGATGCCGGCATTATTTCTCCTGTTATTGGTATTGGTCGGATACGCTATGGGGACCGGGAGCTTCCAGGAGGCTGTTCGTTATCTCTTTAAGCCCGATTTCAGCAGCCTCAGTGCGGGCGGTGTCATGAGTGCCATGGGGCAGGCGTTTTTCAGCTTGAGCCTCGGCATGGGTGCCATCATGATTTACGGATCCTATCTTTCCCACACGGAATCGATCCCGAGAATGGCTATCATCGTTGCCTTCGCAGATACTCTGGTCGCAATACTCGCCGGGCTCGCCATTTTCCCGATCGTCTTTGCCTACGGACTACAACCGCAGGAGGGATCGGGCTTGATCTTCAAGACACTGCCCCTCGCCTTTGGGCATATGCCAGGGGGCGCATTTTTTGGCTGCCTGTTTTTTCTCCTGTTGATGGTAGCCGCCTGGACATCCGCGATCTCGTTACTTGAGCCGGTTGTGGCCTGGCTGGTGGAGAACCGGAGCATGACGCGGGTGCATGCGAGCATTCTGGCGTGTGGGGTCGTGTGGATTCTTGGGCTTGGCGCGCTCTTTTCCCTCAACATCTGGTCAGACGCCACGCTCTTCGGTAAGACCTTTTTCGGACTCCTGGAGTATGTCACGGCCAACATCATGCTGCCTGTAGGGGGCTTTTTGATCGCCCTATTCGCAGGCTGGCGGCTGTCCCGTGCGGCCAGTGTGAACGAGCTCGGGCTTGGACAGGGTTTTGCCTACCAAACCTGGCGTATCCTGGTGCGCTACATTACACCGGTCGGCCTGATACTTGTCTTTTTGCATGTGCTTGGGGTACTCGATCCCACGTAA